The segment TACTTGAGGGAAAAATTCATATTCAGTATTTTCTTTATTCATACCCCTTGACTGATCCCAATCAGGATCAAATCCAAAGTACCAGTCACCAGACCGACTAGTTAACAAAATCGTGTGAGTTCCTGCGCTAATATCACAAATAACGATATAATTTCTAAAATCAGTTTTTTTTACGTTTTCTTGCACGGCTTCCTTTTTGTATGTTTTTATCTCCATATTGCATTTTTTACTAACAGCTTCCAATACTATTTCCCAATCTGCTTTAGATGAATTACAGTTATCGACGCCATCATCGGTCAGAACTGTATGGAGTAATCTTAAGACTAGGCTGGGTATTTTATTTTTATCACCATATAAAAAAAGCAATCCGTTTATGACTGTTGTCACCCAGCAACTGCACGGCAGTGTTTGGTATGAGAGTGGCTGTTTCAAGGGATGGTATCCTTATCTTTACGAAGGCTAACAGTTGATTATACAGAGTCTCTATATCTAGAAACAGCCTCCCACCCGGACACTTATTCAAACACTCTAACCTTATACGCCAGCCTTCCGAAAACTTCAATAAAAAAGACCCCTTGCCCTTCCAGGCCCAGCTAGCCACCGCCCCCCCCAGAAGGGACCTTTACATTCCACCGAACAAAAAAGGGCCCGGAGTCCACAGCGACCCCGGGCCCTTTTCGCCCTTCGCGTTTCCAATCTCCCCGATTACCTGCCCCTCTCCTTTCCCCAGACCTTGTCCAGGAACCGGTCGCGCCCCGAGCCGTAACGGTAGTACTTGTAACGCAACGGGTTCTTCTTGTAGTAGTCCTGGTGGTACTCCTCGGCCGGATAGAAGGCCGTCGCCGGAACGATCCCGGTCACGATCGGCCCGTCGAAGGGGCCCGTCTCTTCCAGCCTGCCCTTCGACGCCTCGGCCAGCCGCTTCTGCTCTTCGTCGAGGGTGAAGACGGCGGAGCGGTACTGGCTGCCGCGGTCGACGAACTGGCCGCCGCCGTCGGTCGGGTCGATGTTCCTCCAGAAGACCTCGAGCAGCTCGGCGTAGCTCACCTGACTCGGGTCGTAGACGATCTCCACCGCCTCGGCGTGGCCGGTCCGTCCGGAGGAGACCTCCTTGTAGGAAGGGTTGACCTCCGGGCCGCCGCAGTAGCCCGAGGTCGCCGAGACCACCCCCGCCAGCTTCTCGAAGGGGGGCTCCATGCACCAGAAGCAGCCCCCGGCGAAGATCGCTTTCTCCAGCACCGCAGGTTCTGCGGCCATCATGTCCATCCCGCTCTCGCCCTGGGCGGCGGCCGGGCCGGCGCCGAGCGCCAGCAGAACGCTCAATATTGTCAGGATCGTTTTCATGGTCGTCTCCCGCGTCTACGGTTCTATTCAACCGCCGCGAAGGTCAAGGCCGCCGAGTTGATGCAGTAGCGCAGCCCTGTCGGTTCGGGACCGTCGTCGAAGACGTGACCGAGGTGCCCGCCGCAGCGGATGCAGTGGACCTCGGTGCGCACGGTGAAGAAGCCGCGGTCTTTCGAGGTGCCGATGTTCTCCGCTGCCACCGGGGAGTGGAAGCTCGGCCAGCCGGTGCCCGAGTCGTACTTGGTCTCGGAGCCGAACAGGTCGAGGCCGCAGCCGGCGCAGCGGTAGACGCCGTGGCCGCCGGTCTTCAGGAGGGCGCCGGTAAAGGCCCGCTCGGTCCCGTGCTCGCGCAGGATGTGGAACTGTTCGGGGGTCAGGATTTTGCGCCACTCCTCTTTGCTGTGGTCCACCTTGTCGGTCATGACGTATCTCCCCTCTTCGACGGAAAAGACCTTCAACTGGGCGGATGCCGCGCCCGGCTCCGCCTTCCCCGCGCCGATGGCGCCGGTTGCGGCAAAGAGCGCGCCCGCCAGCAGTGCCGCGAACAAGCCGATCTTTTTCATTTTTATTCCTCCCCGTTCGTATCGCCCGGATGCGCCCCGGGCACCGTCCGGATGTAAGTCCCGGACTGGCGCAGCCAATCTTCCATCTGCTCCACCGTGACCTGTCGAGGATCGTAGACGACGCGGTTGACCTCGCTGGCTCCGCGCCACCCCTTTTGCACCGAAAGGATGCCGGGCCGCCCCTCCAGGGCGGCTGCGCCGACGTCCCATCAGCGCACCACGAAGGTGACCGCGGCGCTGCCCGGCTCCAGGTCCCTATCGGCCATGGCCGAAGGGGCCGAAACCAGCCCCAGCAGCAGGATCGCCAGTACGACGGCAAGTCGTTTCATCCTTTTCCCTTTCCCCTGCGGCGCTCCCTCGGGGCGCCTTGGCTTTGACCACACCCTAGCAAAGGGATTTAAGGGGAGGATAAAGGGCGTGTAAAGATCCGGTAAAGAACGAATTTTCCGGCCCCAGGCCCTCGGTCCTTTTTTCCCCAGAACCGTCAATACCGGCGGGTTTCGCCGCTCCGGCTGCGTCACAGGGGATGTTTTTCAATTCCCCGAAAAGAGCGGGTGAACTTATCTATCTCTGCGGGACAGGCTTCAGTCGGGCAGGACGAACCACACCTGCGTCTCCTCTCCGGAGCTTTCCGCCCCGACCCGCCCGCCGTGGGCCTCGACCAGCTCCTTGACGATGGCCAGGCCGATGCCGGCCCCGCCGGCCTCCCGGGAGCGCGAACGGNCGGTCGGCGCGGTAAAAGCGCTCGAAGACGTGGGGCAGGTCCGCCTCGGCGATCCCCTCCCCCGTGTTGGCGAAGACCACCCGGATGCCCCCGGAGACGCGTTCGGCGCTCACGGCGACGCGGCCCCCCGCGGGGGTGTACTTGAGGGCGTTCTCGACCAGGTTACGCACCGCCTGCAGCACCTTGTCCCGGTCGGCGGTCACCGCCCCGGTCCCCGGCGCGAACCGGGTCTCGACGGAGATCCCCTTGGCCCGGAAGTTGGGGCCGTACAGGCCCAGCATCTGCTCGACCGCCTCGTGCAGGGCGAAGGCCCGGCGGTCCAGGTAGGCCCGCGCGGCATCGGCCCGGGCCAACTGCTGCAGGTTGTCGACCAGGTGCACCAGGCGCAGGATCTCATCCTGCAGCATTTCGAAAGTCGCCTTGGACGGGGGAATCACCTCGTCGCTCAGCCCCTCGAGGTAGCCCCGCAGGTTGGTCAGCGGGGTGCGCAGCTCGTGGGCGACGTCGGCCACCATGGTCTTGCGCAGCCCCTCCACCCGTTCCAGGCTGTCGGCCATGCGGTTGAAGGCCTCCCCGAACTGGCCGACCTCGTCCCGCGAGGCGATCTGCACCCGGGGCGAGAAGTTGCCGGCGGCCACCTCCCGGGTGGCGGCGACCATCTGGGAGAGGGGGCGCAGCACCCGGCTGGTGAGGAGATAGCTCAGCAGCAGGGCCAGGGCGAGGGCGGCCAGGGTGGCCCAGATCAGGTAGCGGTGGACGGCGTCCAGGAACATCTGGTGGGTGTCGGTCGGCGAGACGTCGTACTTGGTCATCAGGGCCATGAAGTAGTCGGCCGCCAGCTGGTCGATGGCGAGCCAGATCACCAGGACGATGACCCCGATCACCGGCACGATGTTGACCAGCAGCAGCTTCCACAGCAGGCGGCGCCTCACTCCCCCTCCTCCTCGGCGAAGCGGTAGCCGAAGCCGCGCACCGTGACGATGTAGCGGGGCTCGGCCGGGTTCGGTTCGATCTTCTGGCGGAGCTTGCCGATGTGGACGTCGATGACCCGGTCGACGACCGCCTCGCCGTGCCGGTAAAAGCGGCCCAGCAGCTCGTCCCGGGAAAAGACCCGCCCCGGGGCGCTCATCAGGGCGAAGAGGAGCTTGAACTCGGAGGCCGTCAGCTCCACCGGCCGCCCCTCCAGGGTCACCTTGTGCTTTTCGGGGTCGAGCCGCAGGGCGCCGTGGACGAGGGGCGCGCCGGCCGCCGGAGGGGCGGGCCGGGCCCGGCGCAGGATCGCCTTGACCCGCTCCACAAGCTCCCGGGGGCTGAAGGGCTTGACCACGTAGTCGTCCGCCCCGAGGGACAGCCCCAGGACCCGGTCGACCTCCTCCTCGCGGGCGGTCAGCATCAGGATGGGGACGTCCGACTCCCCCCTCAGGCGCCGGCAGACCTCCCAGCCGTCGACCCGGGGGAGCATCACGTCGAGGATCACGATGAGCGGGCGGTGCCGGCGCGCCATCAGCAGGGCCTGCTCCCCGTCGCCGGCGGCGAGCGTCCGGAACCCCTCCCTCTCCAGGTAGGTGGCCACCAGGGCGGCGGTGTTGCGGTCGTCCTCGACGATGAGGACCGGTCCTTGGGCGTCGGCATCTTTCATTCGGCGGCTCCGGCAGCGGGCGGCGGCCCGGCTTTTAATAAGTATAGCAACCTTTCCCCGCCCCGGCGGACCGATAACCGAAGCAAAAGATCCTGACTCAGACCACTTCCGGACCAGATTCTCCCTCTCCCTTGACGGGAGAGGATCGGGGTGAGGGGATAATTCCGATTCATCCGGGAATTCCGGGGAGACACTGCCCCCCCTGTGACGCAGTCGGAGCGGAGTGGATGAATTCGGAAAGACGCGGACGAATGTCCGAAGCCGAAGGCAAGTTTTCGTCCGCGCCGAATTCATCTGCGCAGCGGAGGGGACCCGCAGGGCAAGGAGCGGGGCGGCCTTCTTTGGGGTTACCTTTCTTGGCCGACCAAGAAAGGTAACTCGCCTGGCGGGGCGAGACCCGCCGGTGTTGCAGCCTCTGGCGGAAAACGGACCCGGGGGAGGCACCTCCTTTCCCCCTTGTCCCCCCTTCCCAAAGGGGGGTCCCCGAAAAATCCAGGAGAACCATAATTTAGGGCCTGAACCTGTGTTCGGGTAAAAGTTCCCTTCGTTTTGCCCCGCCGGAACCGGAGGCCGCCGGGGGACCTGCTACACTATTGGGGCAGGCTCGCGTCTTCCCCCGGCACAACCGAAAGGAGCGCCCCATGCGCGTCGAAACCGACCTGAAGCTGGGCTTCAAGGACGTCCTGATCCGCCCCAAGCGATCGACCATCAAGAGCCGGGTCGAGGTGGCCCTGGAGCGGACCTTCACCTTTATGCACAGCAAGAGGCAATGGAGCGGGGTGCCGGTGATCGCCGCCAACATGGACACGGTCGGCACCTTCGAGGCGGCCGAGGTGCTGGCCCGGCACGGCCTGCTGACCGCCATTCACAAGCACTACGGCCTCCAGGACTGGGCCGCCTTTCTGAATGGCCGGGAGGACGGCATCTATCAGCGGATCATGGTCAGCACCGGCACGTCGAAAGACGATTTCGCCCGCCTGTCCAAGATCCTGGAGAAACACCCCCTGCTTGAGTTCATCTGCATCGACGTGGCCAACGGCTACGCGGAGGCCTTTGTCGAGTTCGTGCAGAAGGTGCGCGGCGCCTTTGCGGAGAAGACGATCGTGGCCGGCAACGTGGTCACCGGCGAGATGGTGGAGGAGCTGCTCCTCTACGGGGCCGACATCGTCAAGGTGGGGATCGGGCCGGGCTCGGTCTGCACCACCCGGGTGAAGACCGGGGTCGGCTACCCGCAGCTCTCGGCGGTCATCGAGTGCGCCGACGCGGCCCACGGCCTCGGCGGGCGGATCATCTCCGACGGGGGCTGCGACTGCGCCGGGGACGTGGTCAAGGCCTTCGGCGGGGGGGCGGACTTCGTCATGCTCGGCGGCATGCTCGCCGGCCACGACGAGAGCGGCGGCCAGGTGGTGGAGCGGAACGGCCAGAAGTTCAAGCTCTTCTACGGCATGAGTTCGACGACGGCCATGAAGAAGCACGCCGGGGGGGTGGCCGAGTACCGCTCCTCCGAGGGCAAGACGGTGGAGGTTCCCTACCGCGGGCCGATCGAGGAGACGATCAGGGACATCCTCGGCGGGGTGCGCTCGGCCTGCACCTACGTGGGGGCCGGGGCCCTGAAGGAGCTGACCAAGCGCACCACCTTTATCCGGGTGCTGGAGCAGGAGAGCAAGGTGTTCGGCTGACGGGAGAGGGTCAATCCCTGCGAATGCGGGACGAAGCGGTCCGTTCGAGCAGTTCGGCCCTGATCTGCCGAAGCTTCGCCTTGAGCGCGGCGGCGTTCTCGCTGCCGGTCCGGATGAGGGCTTTCTGCCCCCCGGAGAGAGCCTCCAGTTCGGGGTCGGCGTACTCGTGGAGGACCCGGGGCCGGACCAGCCGGATCGGCTCCTCGACCTCCGGGGTTGCCAGCAGGTGATCGAGCACCTCGGTCAACCGGTCGTTGAAATGGCCCGAGGTATATCCCATCTCCCGGTAGGCCTTCTGGAAACGGGGGTAGAACCGGACGTAGAGGGCCACGGCCTTTTCCGCATCGAGGGCTTCGGCGATCCGGACGTAGGGGGCGTAGCGCCGGTAGTTGTAGGGGCTGACGATTTCGTCCCCCTCCCCTCCCGAGACCAGGAAACGCCCCTTCGGCGCCTGGAGCGGAAGGAATTTGCGCGGCACCTGGCTGGCCAAAACATTGTCCACGGTGACCACGAAGCGCTCGATGAAGTGATCCAGGTGGAACAGGTCGCGGAGCGTTTTCTGGCCGAAGAGGGCGGCGAGCCCCTCCTGAAAGGTCTCCGGCCGCTCCTGCGGGGGCGGCGGAGCTGCCTCCTCCGAGAACGAAGGGGCCGCCGGGGGCAAAGGTTCCTCAACGGCATAGCGCACCGGCGGCGCCTTCTCTTCCTGCGGGGGCTGCTCCTCGACGACGGGGGGGGTCTCTTTTTCCGGGCCCCGGTAGAGGGGGTCGAAGTAAATGAGAGCGACGGCGCCGGCCAGCAGGGCGAGAACGAACACCGCGAGCAGAGCTTTCTTCATGGGCCTTTACCTCCACGGGACAGAGCATGTCGGCCGGCATTGCGCCGACCCCAGGGATATTTGAATGATACAATTCTAGCCGATCCGACCGAAACCCGCCAGCGACCTTTCCCGCAGATTTCCGGAGGCCCGCATGGCCGGAAAGATTTGATATTTCAAGACCACTTTATACTCTTTAAACAAGCGGCACAAACATTGAAACGTTTCAACTCAGTCTCCCCCTTGCCGCCAGGACGGGAGGGGCGGGCAAGAAGGGACCCCCTATGGACACATTGGAGCTGTTCTGGAAGGCGGCCGACCAGGCCGAAAGACTCCGCGAGCTGACCAGTGCCGACCCGGAGCTCAAGGAACTGCCGCTGCGGCGGGACGTGCGTTCCCTGGGCAAGCTCCTCGGCCAGGTGATCAGGGAGCAGGCGGGCCAGGACGTGTTCGACGCCGAGGAGGAACTGCGGCACCTGGCCATCCGCCACCGGGAGCTGGAAAGCGCCGGGCAGGGACCGGAGCCGGAAAACCCCGCCGAGGGGGAGCTGATGCGCCAGGCGGCGGAAATCATCTCCGCCATGGGCGACGCCGATGCCTACCTGGTCACCAAGGCCTTCGCCACATTCTTCGAACTCACCAACCTGGCCGAGACGGTCCACCGCAAGCGCCGCAGCCGCGCCCACCGCATCTGCGCCGACCCGGACAAGCCGGGAACCCTGCGCGCCACCCTGGCCCGCATGCGCGACGCCGGCATCGACGCCCCGGCGGCCCTGGAGATCCTCGCGCAGGTGGAGGCCGTCCCGGTCTTCACCGCCCACCCCACCGAGGTCGCCCGGCGCGTGGTGCAGTTCAAGCGCCGCCGCATCGCCGCCGAACTGGACAGGCTCGACCAGCTCCCCATCAACGACGACGGGGCGGCCGAGAGCCAGGAGGCGATCCTCGCCGAGATCACCGCCCTGTGGCAGACCGACGAGGTCCGCCGCCGCAAGCCGACCGTCCGCGACGAGATCGTCATGGGCCTCGACCACTATCCCGGCTCCCTCCTTCCCCCCCTGGCCCCCTTCTACGAGGAGATCGCCCGGGACTTCCGGCAGGTGTACGGCCTCGACCTCGATCCGACGGAGCTGCCGACGGTGGTCCGCTTCGGCTCCTGGATCGGCGGCGACCGCGACGGCAACCCCCACGTCACCGCGGAAACCACCCGGGGCGCCCTGCAGATGGCCCGGGAACTGGTCCTCTCCGACTACCTGGAGACGCTCGAGAAGCTGCGGCGCCTTCTCACCCCCTCCACCTGCCGGGGCGTCGCCTCGGCCGAACTCCGCCAGGCCCTGAGAGCCGCCACCGCCGGCCCGGCCGAACTCGCCCGCGAGGTGGAGAGCCTGCCCGAGTGCGAGCCCTACCGGCGCTTCCTGACCTGCATGCGCCACCGGCTGCGCCGCACCCTGCTGGGGCCGGACGACCCCCAGGCCTACCCCTCCGCGGCCGCCTTCCGCCTTGACCTCGAAATCGTCAGCCGGAGCCTGCGCTCCGGGGGCGGGGTGCGCATCGCCCGGCGCCTCGTCGACCCCCTGCTGCGCCGGGTCGCCACCTTCGGCTTTCACCTGCACGCCCTCGACATCCGCCAGCACGCCAGGGTCCACGAAGAGGCCGTCCGGGAGCTCTCCGCCGGCGCCGGCCACGCCGCCCGGCCCGCCGACCCCCTCCCCCCTCCCCCCTCGGCGCAGACCGCCGAGCTGCTCGAGACCCTGCGGGCCATCGCCGGTCTGAAACGGGAGTCCCCCCCCGAGGCGCTGCGCAGCTACGTCATCAGCGGCGCCTCCTCGGTGCAGGACGTCCTCTCCCTGGTCTGGCTGATGGAGCTGTGCGGCATCGCCGTGGCCGGGCGCCAGGAGGTCGGCGACCCGGGGCTCATGCCTGTGCCCCTCTTCGAGTCGATCGCCGACCTGAGGAACGCCCCCGAAATCTGCCGCACCCTCTGGTCCAACGCCGAGTACGCCCCCTACCTCGATTCCTGGGGACGCTGGCAGGAGGTGATGCTCGGCTACTCCGACTCCAACAAGGACGGCGGCATGCTCACCAGTTCCTGGGAGATCTACAAGGCCCACCGCGCCCTGCACGAGGTGGCCGACGCATGCGGGGTCAAGCTGCGCCTCTTCCACGGCCGCGGCGGCACCGTCGGCCGCGGCGGCGGGCCGACCCACCGGGCCATCGTCGCCCAGCCGGCCGGCGCCTTCACCGGCGCCTTCAAGCTCACCGAGCAGGGCGAGGTCATCAATTACAAGTACTCGGACCCGGCCCTCGCCCGGCGCAACCTGGAACTGATGGTCTCCGCCTCCCTCGAGGCCCTGGCCTGCACCGGCCTGGTCGAAACGAGCGCCGAGGCCGCCTGGGAGGAGGCCCTGGAGGAGATGTCGAAGATCGCCTTCGCCTGCTACCGGGAGAAGATCGCCGAGAACCCCGACATCCTTCCCTACTTCGAGCAATCGACCCCGGTCCTCGAGTTCGAACTCGCCAAGATCGGCTCGCGCCCCTCGCGCCGCAAGGAGAGCCAGGGCCTCGACGACCTGCGGGCCATCCCCTGGGGCTTCGGCTGGATCCAGAGCCGCCTCCTCGTCCCGGCCTGGTTCGGCATCGGCACCGCCTTCGAGGCTTACGCGGGGCGGGGCGCGGCCGAACGGGAACTGCTGCGGACCATGATGCGCCGCTTCCCCTTCTTCTTCGACATGGTGCG is part of the Desulfuromonas sp. genome and harbors:
- the ppc gene encoding phosphoenolpyruvate carboxylase, which gives rise to MDTLELFWKAADQAERLRELTSADPELKELPLRRDVRSLGKLLGQVIREQAGQDVFDAEEELRHLAIRHRELESAGQGPEPENPAEGELMRQAAEIISAMGDADAYLVTKAFATFFELTNLAETVHRKRRSRAHRICADPDKPGTLRATLARMRDAGIDAPAALEILAQVEAVPVFTAHPTEVARRVVQFKRRRIAAELDRLDQLPINDDGAAESQEAILAEITALWQTDEVRRRKPTVRDEIVMGLDHYPGSLLPPLAPFYEEIARDFRQVYGLDLDPTELPTVVRFGSWIGGDRDGNPHVTAETTRGALQMARELVLSDYLETLEKLRRLLTPSTCRGVASAELRQALRAATAGPAELAREVESLPECEPYRRFLTCMRHRLRRTLLGPDDPQAYPSAAAFRLDLEIVSRSLRSGGGVRIARRLVDPLLRRVATFGFHLHALDIRQHARVHEEAVRELSAGAGHAARPADPLPPPPSAQTAELLETLRAIAGLKRESPPEALRSYVISGASSVQDVLSLVWLMELCGIAVAGRQEVGDPGLMPVPLFESIADLRNAPEICRTLWSNAEYAPYLDSWGRWQEVMLGYSDSNKDGGMLTSSWEIYKAHRALHEVADACGVKLRLFHGRGGTVGRGGGPTHRAIVAQPAGAFTGAFKLTEQGEVINYKYSDPALARRNLELMVSASLEALACTGLVETSAEAAWEEALEEMSKIAFACYREKIAENPDILPYFEQSTPVLEFELAKIGSRPSRRKESQGLDDLRAIPWGFGWIQSRLLVPAWFGIGTAFEAYAGRGAAERELLRTMMRRFPFFFDMVRNVEMAMAKVDLPLARQYAALVPDAALRERVFAMLVDELQRTRRAVLEVTGQGRLLETDPDLARSLRLRKPYVDPMSLIQIELLRRKRGGRESEGLDYVLAATINGIAAGLRNTG
- a CDS encoding DUF3014 domain-containing protein, which codes for MKKALLAVFVLALLAGAVALIYFDPLYRGPEKETPPVVEEQPPQEEKAPPVRYAVEEPLPPAAPSFSEEAAPPPPQERPETFQEGLAALFGQKTLRDLFHLDHFIERFVVTVDNVLASQVPRKFLPLQAPKGRFLVSGGEGDEIVSPYNYRRYAPYVRIAEALDAEKAVALYVRFYPRFQKAYREMGYTSGHFNDRLTEVLDHLLATPEVEEPIRLVRPRVLHEYADPELEALSGGQKALIRTGSENAAALKAKLRQIRAELLERTASSRIRRD
- the msrB gene encoding peptide-methionine (R)-S-oxide reductase MsrB, with the translated sequence MKKIGLFAALLAGALFAATGAIGAGKAEPGAASAQLKVFSVEEGRYVMTDKVDHSKEEWRKILTPEQFHILREHGTERAFTGALLKTGGHGVYRCAGCGLDLFGSETKYDSGTGWPSFHSPVAAENIGTSKDRGFFTVRTEVHCIRCGGHLGHVFDDGPEPTGLRYCINSAALTFAAVE
- a CDS encoding response regulator transcription factor is translated as MKDADAQGPVLIVEDDRNTAALVATYLEREGFRTLAAGDGEQALLMARRHRPLIVILDVMLPRVDGWEVCRRLRGESDVPILMLTAREEEVDRVLGLSLGADDYVVKPFSPRELVERVKAILRRARPAPPAAGAPLVHGALRLDPEKHKVTLEGRPVELTASEFKLLFALMSAPGRVFSRDELLGRFYRHGEAVVDRVIDVHIGKLRQKIEPNPAEPRYIVTVRGFGYRFAEEEGE
- the msrA gene encoding peptide-methionine (S)-S-oxide reductase MsrA, producing the protein MKTILTILSVLLALGAGPAAAQGESGMDMMAAEPAVLEKAIFAGGCFWCMEPPFEKLAGVVSATSGYCGGPEVNPSYKEVSSGRTGHAEAVEIVYDPSQVSYAELLEVFWRNIDPTDGGGQFVDRGSQYRSAVFTLDEEQKRLAEASKGRLEETGPFDGPIVTGIVPATAFYPAEEYHQDYYKKNPLRYKYYRYGSGRDRFLDKVWGKERGR
- a CDS encoding GMP reductase → MRVETDLKLGFKDVLIRPKRSTIKSRVEVALERTFTFMHSKRQWSGVPVIAANMDTVGTFEAAEVLARHGLLTAIHKHYGLQDWAAFLNGREDGIYQRIMVSTGTSKDDFARLSKILEKHPLLEFICIDVANGYAEAFVEFVQKVRGAFAEKTIVAGNVVTGEMVEELLLYGADIVKVGIGPGSVCTTRVKTGVGYPQLSAVIECADAAHGLGGRIISDGGCDCAGDVVKAFGGGADFVMLGGMLAGHDESGGQVVERNGQKFKLFYGMSSTTAMKKHAGGVAEYRSSEGKTVEVPYRGPIEETIRDILGGVRSACTYVGAGALKELTKRTTFIRVLEQESKVFG